One Arachis hypogaea cultivar Tifrunner chromosome 2, arahy.Tifrunner.gnm2.J5K5, whole genome shotgun sequence genomic window, TGGAGGATGAATTGGAGTTCTTGCTGATTTTTTGTTTTAGACTCACATGTTTGGCTTGTTTTTTTTGGAAGCATCAATAGAGTTTAGTTGCAAATTTGCATATGAATTATGAAGTGTGCATAAACTTTAAACATTATAGCAGTAGCGCTGTTTATAAACTGGTATAAAAGCTTCAATGTCCACAACTTGTTCgatattttctttgtttggcATATAGTGGGTCCCTCCTAACAAACCAAGAAAGGATGAGAAAACATTCAACTATAGACCTACTTGTGAGGTGTGTGTTGGCAAGGTGGAATCAGTGTTTTATGTCCTTCGCGATTGTTTGATTGTGAAAAGTCTTTGAATTAGCACTAAAATTAGTAACCTTCACCGTTCTTTCTTGAATTCTCAAGTTCTAGATTGGATCAAAGGCAACTTAAAAGAAGTTACTCGCTATTTTAATTAGTAGGACTGCACACGGATCGAATCGGATTGGATATAGCCTAAAATTCTATCTGATCCGTATTGCACTCATCGGATCGATCGGATACGATATCCACATTTTTTTAGGCCGAATCTGATTCAATTCGCATACTTGCAGATCGGATTGAATAtcgggtatatccgcataattaaaaaaactattttaaaattctatttggctgcttttacaaaaaaaaaatccaaaaaatttattttttatttgtttaagcctatttactcctaaaatattatcacTAAAAGTTCTCTTGAATAACTCCTCTTTTTTGTGAGTACCAGTTTTCTGGAAGTGCATCAAAGATCTTCAAATCGGACAAGATTTAAAAGAAAAGACTAAAAAAGGtgttaaataaatattttgaaaataaaattgactGAAATCGAAATaatttgcattgaatttaaacaaTGCGATAAAATACCTTCGAGTGAATCAAAGGACTTTCGACATGGAAATTAAAGATGTTGGAATGTAAatttgacaagaaaattaaagttgTTTGAAAGATAAATTGAACATGGAAAGTATAGTTTTGCAGAAAttgtaaattgaaaagataaaaatatggAAGGAATCCTACAAAAAAGAGACTCGAACACAGACTCAGAAATTCGctggggatgtgagtgtgcttgagtgttttcTGAAGTAAAGTTTCAACCCTTGTGACTTCGAGCCTTCTAGTATTTATAGCTATTTTCCTAACTGATCAATTTAAAATGAACATCCCACGTATGTGAAAACACAAGTCACCGTTCCGCTTTTTTGCCTAATCATGTAATGGCTATAGAATAATGTTCGATTTCAAGAATCTTCGATCCTTCCGCTCGAATAACTCCTCGATTTGCTAagttaatcgaactctcatttaACATCCTTAAATATGTTTCTTTCGACACCAACTTCTCTGCTAAAAGCTCACTTAACAATTTGAATAACCTTCTTCTTCGATATTTATTTCTAACTAACACTATGACTCTATGAGTGTTGTAAGAAGTTGAGCTCTATAATGGCTAAATTCTGGTGGGCTTCgtcaagaaaggaaagaagaatacATTAAACGGGATGGAAATCAATTACAGCAAGCAAAAGAGATGATGAGCTTGGATTTAAGGATTGGGAAACACAAAACCTTGCTTATTTGGCTAAACAAGCTTAGAAGACCATCAAGCAGCCGAATGCAGTTTGCGTTCAAGTATTGAAAGCTGCTTACTTTCCTAATGGAAGTTTCTAGGAAGCAAAAGCTCAGATATACTTATCGTGGGTTTAGAAGAGTATTATTTAGGCCTCCAATTAATTCAAGGACCTCAGGGCTCCAATTTTCTTATGGCTTACTGTACCAAAACAAAATCAatgatttcttttcttttaacctttggatcactttttcttttcttttcttttttcctgatctcaaatttttttaatgcaaacaGAATTAACAAAGTGGAAGGAAGTAATCCAAGATAGTGATGGCTcaagatcatcatcatcatcatcaaccttAAAACAATGTCTCGGGATCCAATcctagaaaacaaagaaaaagaaatccCAAACCAACATGTATGGTATAATAAACAAAGCACAATAGAATAATGTTATGTCTTTATCGATCTTCAATATTACACCTTCACCCAAATCCAAATGTgactcctttttcttcttttgactACTTTTCTTTCCATCTCAGTGAAAGAAACACAAGGTTTCACATGGTCTTCACATACTTTGGCTTAAATAGCAATGCTTtcctatttgaaaaaaattaaataaatacatcAAAGTACTAATGTATGTTATCCCAATATCAAATTAAACCTAAACCCCATCTGACATAAACTAGAAATTTACACCCTTTTTTACAAATTGATCTAGAGCCCGCCAATAATACCATGCATCAATAAGATTTTACCATTCCCAAGTGCCAAAAAAAATCTGTTTATTATCCCTCACAATCCAACAGAAGTACATATTCTGTTTCTACCATTCCTTTCTGCAGCAACGGAGAGAAGCCTTGACACACCCTGAGTCCAAACATCATATTCTCTTTGGTTTCTGCACTCAAATTCAACAACGCCACGCATCACTGTCTTCAGCCCAAAGTAGCGGCGGTTCTCGCCCCCTTCCAACAAGTGGCGGCCCGGCCAAGCAGGCATATCCTTGATCACTCCAAGCACCACATCTGTCCAAAATTGCAAAAGGGAAAAAGAATGCTTACTCGTTGAACATTATTATAGTTATACATACATAATACGAAgtgctttatattttatattcctAACATAATTTCGAAATAATAGAACACAATTTCAAAAGGGGGTtggaattaaagaagaagagttttgatgTTTTTCCAACTTTAAAGAGCTTGACTTTCACAAATCCCGAAAATGGAATTAGACCCACCCTCAAGAATCTGTCAAAGATAATtagtgaagagagagagagagagtgaggggACAAGAGTATTCAAAGActcactctttttcttttttgtgatgGTCCCAGCAACATGTCTGCTCTTCATCTTGAGGATAACCTGCACAAAAAGAGCTTCCAAAGAGTTAAAATTACAGATTTCTAGGAAACTAAAGCAAAGGTGGATCCTTTAGCATATCGCATCAAAGCTAAGGCGCCATAACATGACAACTTTTGTTCATACTAGCCCCCTCATTATTAAGATTCTAATCATTACAAAGTCTAATTGATGTCCAAATAATTAAAGTGGAATATTTGAggagtgaaaaaagaaaaagaaataacctGGTTCATCCTGTTAATGTAAACAGACACAATTTTCCAGTGAAGTTCGCCTGCGACAAATCAAGTGACATATTCACATGCATGAAAGGAATGGCATGGAATTCAGTAAGAGACAGAAGACAGAAAACCATGCTATGCTATGCTGACCTGTGCGCGTGCGCTTTAGGAGTTCACAACCTCTTGCCAGCAATTCTCTGCTGCAGATGCCTAAGAAGTTCTCTTCAGGAACAAGCTCACCGCTGAAGCTACTATTAGAGCTTCCATTGCTACCTCCGCCggcgccaccaccaccaccagcaggGGCATTCTTGTCCACAGGAATTACAGCAGCGATGTTCCAAACCTCCTTCAGCGCCCTTGCCTTCAACGTGGCAGCCCCACGTAAAGCTGCAAAATATTCAACACTTTAAATAAAATCCAACAAAAGAAAAGTTATTCTAATCTCATAACAATGCTTTTCTATATGCATACCTGTTGCCGCGGCAGCCGTCAGGGTCGTGATGTCGCCGGCGGACCTTACGTTCACGGCGGAGCTAACCACCGAGGCCAAGTGATCACGCTCAGCCCCCATAGCCTCTGCGGCCTCAACACACTGAGCCGCAACAAGCGTTGCGGCAGACGCCACTGCCATGTCTGTCTTGGCCATCTGCTCGTCCTTGCCGGACCCAGAGGAGGCAGCTGTGGCGGCGGCAATGGCTGCAACAGCGGCGGCAACACCAGCAACCGAAACCGCTGCATGCAGCTGAGCATTGTGGGCCCTtgtttcctccttcttcttctccttcctgtccTTAAGCCACCTTCCTACCGTcttgccaccaccaccacctgctGCCACGGCGGCGCCACCGGTGGCGGAAGCCCTGTATTGACTACTCAGGCTGGTGATGTTGTTGTTGCTATTATGGCTGTTGTTGTTGGAGCGGCTACACTGCATATATGATGTTAATAAAGATTAGGTTTTATGTCTTCCTTCCGCGAGTCACAATGtacctttcttcttttctttttctactatgaATTATTGAGAGATTGATTTCTATTATGATAACTTAAGCTTAGATGTTCCGtacaaaataatagtaaaaaacctTTACACTAGATGTGTTTTTGTTTCACTCTGCTGTTGTTTAATTGTgaggaatttttattatttagttttcTTTAAAATGTGCAAATGTTGCTATGGGAGACTAAATGGGTAACAAGATTGGTGTGCCAGAGCTAAAGACGAATAAAGACGAATTTTGAATCCCCTTGTGGGCTGAAGTTTGGACTCAAAGGGAGCAGTTTTGGTTGGTGTTCAAGGTGGGATCTTGTTAACCAATTTCACAGTAGGATGAGGGGACCAGAATCAGGAAGAATGACAGAGGTTTTAGACAATCATGATAAGAGATGCAATGTAACAAACAAATATAGAgattttgttctttcttttcttttctttgttccttCCTCAACTTTTGTTAACAAGAGCAGCAATAAAGACAAATGGTAACACCAAATTTTTGTCATGTTAGATAGAAATGCCAATAATTTAGTCTtcaaaaggattttttttttttctctcaatctTCGATATACTTTAACTATTAATGTATTATCCAGTCCCCAGAAAATCAATTACTAACAAATTCGCCTCTAAAAATTGTTGTTTGTGCTAATCATTTGGAGCTAAATTAAGCTTAGCCTTTTTAACTAGCAACCAAAACTAAAACATTTTCAATTTCtactttttgtttgtctgttaGTGTTAGTATAGTAGTGAAGAATGCAG contains:
- the LOC112761324 gene encoding VAN3-binding protein-like isoform X2, producing the protein MEKEKPETQAWSMLLRQPETPQDPMEFLSRSWSASALEVCKVLSPAQLPAPPSSYKANNNNGGCSNNNNNNHNSMPILEDIAGEAAEESAIVSGNPFSFASSETSQMIMDRIMSQSQEVSPRTSGRLSHSSGPLNGSLTDSPPVSPTEIDDFKCSRSNNNSHNSNNNITSLSSQYRASATGGAAVAAGGGGGKTVGRWLKDRKEKKKEETRAHNAQLHAAVSVAGVAAAVAAIAAATAASSGSGKDEQMAKTDMAVASAATLVAAQCVEAAEAMGAERDHLASVVSSAVNVRSAGDITTLTAAAATALRGAATLKARALKEVWNIAAVIPVDKNAPAGGGGGAGGGSNGSSNSSFSGELVPEENFLGICSRELLARGCELLKRTRTGELHWKIVSVYINRMNQVILKMKSRHVAGTITKKKKNVVLGVIKDMPAWPGRHLLEGGENRRYFGLKTVMRGVVEFECRNQREYDVWTQGVSRLLSVAAERNGRNRICTSVGL
- the LOC112761324 gene encoding VAN3-binding protein-like isoform X3, giving the protein MEKEKPETQAWSMLLRQPETPQDPMEFLSRSWSASALEVCKVLSPAQLPAPPSSYKANNNNGGCSNNNNNNHNSMPILEDIAGEAAEESAIVSGNPFSFASSETSQMIMDRIMSQSEVSPRTSGRLSHSSGPLNGSLTDSPPVSPTEIDDFKCSRSNNNSHNSNNNITSLSSQYRASATGGAAVAAGGGGGKTVGRWLKDRKEKKKEETRAHNAQLHAAVSVAGVAAAVAAIAAATAASSGSGKDEQMAKTDMAVASAATLVAAQCVEAAEAMGAERDHLASVVSSAVNVRSAGDITTLTAAAATALRGAATLKARALKEVWNIAAVIPVDKNAPAGGGGGAGGGSNGSSNSSFSGELVPEENFLGICSRELLARGCELLKRTRTGELHWKIVSVYINRMNQVILKMKSRHVAGTITKKKKNVVLGVIKDMPAWPGRHLLEGGENRRYFGLKTVMRGVVEFECRNQREYDVWTQGVSRLLSVAAERNGRNRICTSVGL
- the LOC112761324 gene encoding VAN3-binding protein-like isoform X1, with amino-acid sequence MEKEKPETQAWSMLLRQPETPQDPMEFLSRSWSASALEVCKVLSPAQLPAPPSSYKANNNNGGCSNNNNNNHNSMPILEDIAGEAAEESAIVSGNPFSFASSETSQMIMDRIMSQSFGQQEVSPRTSGRLSHSSGPLNGSLTDSPPVSPTEIDDFKCSRSNNNSHNSNNNITSLSSQYRASATGGAAVAAGGGGGKTVGRWLKDRKEKKKEETRAHNAQLHAAVSVAGVAAAVAAIAAATAASSGSGKDEQMAKTDMAVASAATLVAAQCVEAAEAMGAERDHLASVVSSAVNVRSAGDITTLTAAAATALRGAATLKARALKEVWNIAAVIPVDKNAPAGGGGGAGGGSNGSSNSSFSGELVPEENFLGICSRELLARGCELLKRTRTGELHWKIVSVYINRMNQVILKMKSRHVAGTITKKKKNVVLGVIKDMPAWPGRHLLEGGENRRYFGLKTVMRGVVEFECRNQREYDVWTQGVSRLLSVAAERNGRNRICTSVGL